Genomic DNA from Theropithecus gelada isolate Dixy chromosome 1, Tgel_1.0, whole genome shotgun sequence:
tccacccgtctcggcctcccaaagtgctaggattacaggcttgagccaccgcgcccggcactacTGTATACTGTTTATCCTGCCGAATAAAGTTTTCTGAGTTGTATATTGCTTGGAGGAACTGtgcctttttctaatttgtataaAGGCGTCATGTGAAATAGCAACTTCCCTACACACAAATTCATGCCTTCAGAGAGTATGCTAAGATAAACCCTCTTTTGTACAATCATTAGGTAGGCTTCTTTTTACCTCATTTCTATGAAGAGATGGCTTAAAATTTTGTGAGGAAACCAAAGATCTGTATCCTTCTATTTCGCTCTTCTTTATCCCAATGTAAGTTGCCTGCTTTGCCTCTGAGCAGATTAACTGCGGCTGGTCTTCTTGTCCACAGTGTGAAAGTTTGGTTTTGCTTATtaacctctctctctttttaaacattataaaatattgaatgGAGATGCTGTAAGCTATTAGGATTTATGATACAGTGGGTATTCTTGTACTTTCACCcagttaaagaaaacaaaattacaattaTCTTTGAAATTCTTTGAATGCCCTTCatctcccactcttccctctcccatCAGAGGTAATAATTATCCTCGAGTTTGGActtaacttcttttttgtttttaaagctttattgcagctgggcgcggtggcttacgcctgtaatcccagcactgtgggaggctgaggcgggtggatcacctgaggtcgggagttcgagaccagcctgaccaacatggagaaaccccatctctactaaaaatgcacaattgggccgggcacggtggctcatgcctataatcccagcactttaggagtctgaggcgggcagatcacctgaggttgggagttcgagaccagcctgaccaacacggagaaaccccgtctctactaaaaatacaaaattagccgggcatgatggtgcatgcctgtaatcccagctactcaggaggctgaggcaagagaatcgcttgaattcaggaggcagaggttgcggtgagcgaagattgcaccattgcactccagcctgggcaacaagagcaaaactccatatcaaaaagagaaaaaagctttattgcATATTTCTCGCTAAAcgatacattaattttatatccttttgaAACTTTATGTAAGTGGAAAGTTTATATaagaatgtgtgcatgtgtttatttttttgcttgtgctacttacattttttttaagcTCAACATTCTTGAGTTTCATCTATGTTTATGATGACAGTATCCTATTGTACAGCAGTACCTCAATTTATTCATTCTCCTGTTTGTGGCCATTGTGGCTGTTATTTTGCTATTACACAGTGCTAccatgaatatttttattcatgtttttaaatgtacaggtACAATTTCTCTAGGGTATGtgcctaagagtggaattgctgagttatAGGAAATGTACATCTTCAGCTTTACTAGGTAATGCCAATTCCAAAAGTGATTGTACAGATTTGTAGTCCTGTCATTAGAATATAAGAATTcaagttacattttatttttgtcatttattcattccagaaatatttatagGACACTATAGCagtaaataaaaaggtaaaatgccCTGCTCTCAGGGAGTTTATATTTTAGTGGagaaaaatagccaaaataaataatgtagcaAAATGGTACCtgttttatgtgaaaaaaaataaagcaagcgTAGTACTTGTTATTGCATTACTGATAGAGCCATATGTGGGGGGATTTGAGGCTAAGGGGATGGGATATAACCAAGAAGTCCTGTGTTTCAGGTGGTGATTGACATGAACAGAGATGTAGGTGTGAGATTGATCCTGATGCTTTCAAGCAGATAATGGTAGTGAAGCTGTGAGtgttggggtggggatgggggttaGGAATCTTGCCAGGAGCATTTTCCCAGGCCCCTCTTTTCACTTCTACTCATCCAGTAGCTCTAAGGCTAAAGAATGAGTGAGGAAGCTGGTACTGGGTGGTATTATTCTGAGCATTTGGAGTTCTGGGACCCCCTATTGGCTCTTACCTACAGAGGTTTAAAGGaccaggagaggagggaagactTGTCTGGAACATATGGAACAGTGGAGTTCTCTTGATACAGGAATACTTGAAATTCTAGTGCTTGTTTGATTACTGAAGTTGGAAAACTGAAGGTTGGTGAATGGATGGAATTATTCTGAGCACTTGGAGCTTTAGGGCTTTCTCTTGACTCCTAGTGGAGTCCTCTGGGAGGAGTGGTTTTTCCTATAGTATGTGGAACCCCCTTTGTCAAACTTGTTAGTTTTTGTAGTGTGGTAGATATGAAATAGTATCTTGCTGATACTACAGTGGTATCTTGTTGGATTTACTTGATTTCActctaaaaatccaaaatctgatcAATTAAATGTcagactttttatattttatcttatgtgTTTATTGGGCTCCACCAGTGTGGGAGTTTTATTTGTTATCTCTCTGTACCATGACTAGAGACCCAAAATTTAATTCAGTAGCCGAAGCTTTTACTCTGGTAGCTCTTGTCAACAGACCCTCACAGAAATGTATTATGCCCTGTGCTATCATCACCAAGTATGTAGTCATTGAGTTGGAAACCCAACCTTTTGTCTGCTCTGCCTGAGGAACTGAATTAGTAGCCTTCACCCGTACATTGCTACCTAACCTCAGAAAACACATCAATATATTTACATTGACTCTATTTCACCCGTTCTGGGGCTCCCATCAAAATATGGGCCCCATGTTGTTGGAGCACTATCAGAGGCTCttcatttgccttttaaatttaccattttaaaatctgagaatCACAGCTATTACTTCTGTAAGGAAAGTGCTTTGGCTTACCACAACTAAGGCTGTAATTCCTTCTATTTTTCAGgccaaatgtttatattttaactcATGCGCTCCCCAGTGTATCTTATTACTGTCACAGGATCAAGTCTCAGAATTTACAAAAAGAACATTGGAGAAAGGCATGGTATATATAGTACCCTGATAATCTGTGACACTCTCTAGGTGGCCTTCTAGTTGCTCCATGTACTGTCCTACCTTATTTACATGCTACATTCGGTGTCATGAAGGAGTGCAAAGATGATGATAGCATCTGCAAATTCCAACTGATTTACTCTATGCATTTTCCAAGAATAGCTCAGGACTATTGCTCAAGGCTATGCCTTACTTGCCTTCTCAGACTGACACTGTGTATAAACCAATAAAACTAGATGGtgagcagctgggcatggtggctcactcctgtagtcccagcactttgggaggccaaggtgggcggatcacctgaggttggaagttcgagaccagcctgaccaacatggagaaaccccgtctctactaaaaatacaaaattagccgggtgtggtggcgcatgcctgtaattccagctactcaggaggctgaagcaggagaatcgcttgaacccaggaggcggaggttgcggtgagccaagattttgccattgcactccaacctgggcaacaagaatgaaattctgtctcaaaaagaaaaaaaaaaacctaacaacaacaacaacaaaaaaccaactaGATGGTGAGCAATGAGACCTGCCCCTcttgatttttgacttttttttttttaagccttcaAAAGGATTTCATCCAACTTCCTATGGTTAGCTTTTAAGAATATTATCTAAAAACTATGTAAACTatgtacacttttttctttttttttggatggattGAAAACCTATTATCGAAAGGCTGTCATTGTTAATGTTATCCTATACATTATGGAGATACCATAAGTGgcacccatttcacagaagagatgTATAAGTAAGAGATTGCTAAGTTTTACTAGGTTAGATATGATTATACAGACCTTATTATTCCCAAGGTACACATGGagtaaagaagaaatacagtCCTAAAAAATTAAGCTAGTCCTAGTATAAATGATCCAGAATTCTTCCTAGTGCCAACATATCAGTTGATTTGAACCCATGTTAAATAGTCATGGGAAAACCCATGAGACATTTCTTATCTAACCTGAATAATTTCCAAATGCATGTTTCTAATAATAATGTGAACAACTGCAAAACCTGTGAGTCGTCTGAAGTTTTATCATTTACAGGTATGTGACGCATTCCCAGACTCTCCAGCCAACTGAGCATCAGCTCCTTCACGGCAACTGGGTCCTGATTAATGTCCTCCCGAGAGAGACTTCATTGGATCCACACTCAAGAGGACTCTGCCAGGTTTTTCTGACCCCTCTACATTGCTATAAAGTGCCAAGGCCTTAAGACTTGGGTACGTGTATTACAACAGCAAGAGTGCCAGCGCCAACAAAAGACCCATTGGACCTGTCAGCTCCTCTGTTTCACCAACCAGACACAGTAACCTTACCAACAAAGAGTAAGCCAAGTGCCTCTGTATGACACCACCAGCAGCTGATAACGCATACGAAAAATATAACTAATTTAGACTAGAGCCCTATCTCTTCTtgagaagctgggatttgaaggAGCTATCCTGAGATCTGTACTGCTAGTAAGTGACTGATAACATTATAAACTGGATCGGTCCCTGAGTTCAGAGACTGAGTTGCAATTGAGTGAAAAATAGACAACGAAATCTTGAAGAATTGCACTGAGGTGCAAGCCAAGTTTATTTGGCTCTCCAAATAATATTGGTTGAACTAAGAAATTGGTAATCCAAACCTGTAATAGGACTGGTGTTTGGGTGTCTCTCTTTGTCATTGTTGCCTCTTGCTGTTACATTGCTGTCTGTGTTGTCTTTCTAGGTCCAGATGTTTTCAGATAATTCACATTGCCCTGATTGTGGACAACAGTGGTTCCCTAGTTTAGAACTAGGCCACTGGTTGTACCAGACTGAACTTGTTGAAAATGAATGTTACCAGGTATTCTTAGACCGTATTAACAGAGCTGATTATTGCCCTGAGTGTTATCCCGATAATCCTGCTAATAGAAGCCTTGTTCTTCCTTGGTCTTTCCCACTTGAGTGGGCTCCCCAGAATCTCACCAGATGGACCTTTGAGAAGGCTTGCCACCCATTTCTTCTGGGTCCTCCACTGGTTAGAAAAAGAATACATGACTCTCGAGTAGCTGGTTTTAACCCTGCATTACAGTTAATCTTGACCAGAACAGATAAAACCTTAAACAAAAAACTGGGTCAAAACAAATAGCTTCTATAATAGTCAAAATTGGCAACTCTAGAGGCTTTTGTGTAGGTAGCCCaaggaagatggaaaaataattaatttctaaGTCTGACCCAGATTGTCACTAGTTTGGGAACTGCTTAAATTGTTGGATCTGCTTCTGTGGcctatacatattttattcacTATGAATTTAGTTAGTATTCTAGCCAGACTGTTCATCTAGactgatatacacacacacacacacacacacacacacacacatataataattCATATTTCCTATAAACTGTTTTGGAACTAACTTACCACTCCTAAAAAAATTTCTGCAGCCTAGTGAGTGACATATGACGAAGTAGTCCTAGAGGGGAAGTCCCATACTGTGTGCTTCTTAATGGTATTTCTAATGATAACTTTTGTAGGAAAGCAGCCTCATTATAGCCGGATCCTAGATTAGTCCAGtgaattttaataagaaattatGCTGTTGTAAACTCACCTCTTACGCATTGGTCAGcgatgatatatatatatagataacaTTTATCCATATATAGCCATTTATTCATCATTGGCCCTGTCTGGCCCATCCTCAGTGTGGCTGTGACATTATTGATAACTGGTCACTCAGATAAATCACGTTCTATTAGGAAACACCTACATAGGTGATGCAGAAACATGCAGAAATGCCACCTGTCTATACTTACGTGGCTTTACATAAACAAAAGACTGTCTTGTCTTTGTGGTGACTGAATTTACAATGTCCTCCCCTGGAAATGGAAAAGTACCTATCTAGGAGATGTAtgacaaaagaaattatcaagcCTGACTTCATATATATTATGAACAGTCTAGGGGACGCATCTTTCTTAGAACTAAGGTCTGCTGAACATTGGCCACATTCTGGACTTCTATTGTTCATTAAAATCATGGACCCAGAGTTGGGGTTAAGCCACTTAGAAAAAGCTGTTGAAAACATCTCAAAGGCCactgaacaatttttaaattacacttaaCATGCCAGGTATCTAGGTATCTAGTGCTTTTGTACCACCTCAGTAATATTATCAAGGTCCCAGCTTCTTTCTGTCCTTCCCCCTTGggatcctcttttttttttttttttttattgcttttttaaaagtagtgacggagtcttgctatatggcccaggctggtttccaactcctaggctcaagccgtcctcctacctcggtctcccaaggtgctgggattacaggcgtgagccaccccacccggcctaGGATCCATGTTTGCTTTTTAtcgttaggatttttttttttccaatgagtACAATATGACTTCTTGTTGTAACAGACATTTTAATCCCTAGGAAAGGCTGGAAGTAGAGAGCAAAAGTCTTTCAAGTCTGTCTTTTATTTGGAAATCAAGTCTTTCCAAAAAATCTCTAGCAGATTTCTTCTTATATCTCATTATAAAGTATCAGTTTACAAGGGAGCCAGCCTGGGAAAGCTTGGCAAAGGGGAATAGGGTTATCATTGCCTGGGTAGGGCACATTGCCTCCATTGAAAAAATCagggctcttttttttgttgttttttttgacagagtctcgctgtctcgcccaggatggagtgcagtggcatgatctcggcttactgcaaccttcgcctcctaggttcaagcgattctcctgcctcagtctcccgagtagcggggattacaggtgcccgccaccacacctggctaatttttgtgtttttagtacagacggggtttcaccatgttggccaggctggtcttgaactcctgacctcagatgatctgcctgccctggtttccgacagtgctgggattacaggtgtagccactgtgcccgaccaggGCTCTTTTAGCAAGGAAAACGTGAGGAATGAATGGCTATTGGTGTGCACCAAATCATACTTGCTACGTGTTGTGAAACCTGAAGTTATTTGTTAGTCTGTATGAAGAATGTACCCCAGAGATGTACCCTGTATCTGCCTTATGTCTCTTACAGTGGAGGTTCTCTCCTGTTATATTGCTGAATAAACTACGTGAACTGCTAAATTGACTGAAGACTAGTTAGTTTATCACTAACTCTTTAATGAAGAATTTCACTATCCTACAGTTCTTcctaaaaagtgaaaatttactTTAAGTGCTTTTAAGAATAGTATTATGATCAGTATTATTGCccctaaattttttaattattagagaATGCTTATGTTGTAAGGACATATACAAAGAAACATTctacaaatatgaaaatttaaatatcagcaaaatagagaaaaggtctttgtttttgttttagtcaaTCTCTCCATTAAATAGTAAGATCAGATTAAAAGGATTTATACCATTGATTTCTCAAATCAATACCTAAACAGTATCTGTGAGAGCTTGTTTAAAAATGGAGATTTCTTGGTCTGCTTTAGAAATTTTGATTCCTCAGGTTGCTTgtagggcccaggaatctgcatattataaaaaatacctcatgctgagtgcagtggcgtgtacCTGTTACCACGGCTACTTCAGAGGTtcaggcagcaggatcacttgagcccaggagttcaagaccagcctgagcaagatagtgagacccctgtctttttcaaaaaaaacaacaaaaagatataaatagtACCTTTGGAGATTCTGACGCAGGTGCTCTctggaccatactttgagaaatCCTGTAGTAATACGTCCATAGTGTTTACTTACCTGGCTTAAAAGGGTGGGAGCAGAGTACTCGTAATACTGCAAGATAGTACCATTTATTTGGTAATACTGGTAATGTAAAAAGAGGTTTCATGTCAGACTGAAGATTActcttgataatttttttttttttttttttttttgagacagagtctcgctctgtcgcccaggctggagtgcagtggcacaatcttggctcgctgcaagctccgcctcccgggttcacgccattctcctgcctcagcctcccgagtagctgggactacaggcgccagccactgcgcccggctaattttttctatttttagtagagacggggtttcaccatggtctcgatctcctgaccttgtgatccgcccgcctcggcctcccaaagtgttgggattacaggcgtgagccaccgcgcccggcctactcttGATAATTTAGGTCATAACTGAGccacatttttctcattaattaatCAGGAATGTTTCTGTCCTCTTCACAAACAGTTTTGTTTGGTGTCATCATaaactatgtatatatatgggccagaaaaatgaataaaaaatattaattttaatattaagagGGTTACTTTGCCTTCAAACATTATCACATACCTGTTATATGGTAAGCTGTCAGAAATCAACATCATGTAGTAGAGCTCATAAAATTGAGCAAAGGAGAAAATTGAGGAAGCCTTGAACAAAGCTTTTCACCTTAGGTCTTTCTAGTATGTCTTCATATGGCTTAAAATATTGCAGGTTATTCTAAAATACTCTATAGTTAATATGAATAgtgaattttattaaaacacaaatgCTGTGTTGGTAAAATTAATTGTAATGACAAATGATCTGGAGGGTTATCCAGTGTTTTAAATAGTGTGAGCTACAGTCGTCTCTATTTTTATAGCGTGGAAGAGTTGGTAATATTGCCTATTTGTTATGGTAGCATTTCTAAAATGACCATTATAACTAGTTCCTGTTATTTTATGGCAGACCTGGTAGTGGAAAGGTTAATGGAAACATGCAAGGGCAGACTGGAAAGAAAATATATCCACCAAAGAGGTAGCTGTCGGGGGATGTGAGTGAGTGAGGTAAGATTCGTCTCTGAGTCACAGGTGAAGGAAGCCCAGGCAAACAAGAAGGCAGAAATGAGTCCATGGCATCCAAAGAATATGTTGCAGTCCACATGTCATAGCTGTCTGTAAAAGTGAGATGAGCTGTAGCCCTTTCATCTCTCCAGTCTCCCTGGCAACCCTGAGTCTCCATGGAATTCTGGGGACACAGCTTGAAAACTGCTTTTTATAGAGGCAAAATAATGGCCTTGCAGCCAGCTGGGTTTGTATTCTAATTCTGACACTATTAAATGACCTTAGGCATTTTAACCTCTCTGTatctagtttcttcatctgtgaaaaagGTTGTGTAATAATACCCACCTCATACTGTTGTGAGGTGTAAGTGCAATAACATATACCGAACATATGGCACATACTAAATCTTCAGGACGAGGAAAGATGTAGGGCaagaaagcaaaagcagaagTTATAACTGGGGAATAATGTAGAGtcttacttgttttgttttgtttttgagagagtctcgttttgtcacctaggctggagtgcagtagcgccttcatggctcactgcagccttgaccttctggggtcaagtgatcctcccacttcagccccctaagtagctgtgactacaggtttgcaccaccacacccagctaatttttgtatttttgtagagatggagtatcgccgtgttgcccagactggtcttgaactcctggcttcaagcagttcgctcacctcggcctcccgaagtgctgggattataggcatgaaccaccatgtccaccGAGTCTTAGTTTTAGAACAAGGATTAAAGCCAATTGTTTGAACTGATGCTGAATTATTATAAACTTATTggctggtggctcacacatgtaatcccagcactttgggaggctgaggcaggaggatggcttgagtccaggagttcaaaacaagcctgagctatggtgagaccctccaactctacaaaaaagttttaaaaataaaaaaaattagctggatgtggtggcatgtgcctgtagtcccagcaactcagtaggctgagttgggaggatcatttgagcctcagtgagctatgagtttgaggctgcagtgagctatgatggtactactgccctccagcctgggcaacagagtgaggccctgtatctaaaaacaaaaacaaaaaacttcttaaATCTCTCCTGATGAAGGACAAGATTGGTTTTGGGATGAGGTTGAGCCTGTGGCATAAGTCTAATGGTCTTAGATGTAAAGATTAAAAGGCCTGGAGGGATGGATGACCCAAGGCAGATTTTTGTCACAATGTTTAGGCCCATTTTATAATCTTAATTATGGTGGATATAATTGCTATATGTTTTATATCACCTGAGACTTtctaaaacactgaaataaattccTGAAGTGGCAGGTccctgaaaaggaaaaagaaaagaaatagagaaaagttgAAGGATATATACAAATTCACTCAGGTCATATGTGCTAGAGTCACAATTCAAACCTAGATTTAAGTATTCCAGAGTCCAGGTGCTTGTGGTATGCTTAATACAAGTTTTTTAAAGTGTCATGGTTAGGTCCCACAGCTAGACTACCTGAGTTCAAACCCTGACTGCCCTCAGTAGTCACGTGTTCTTGGGTAAGGTTCTTAACttttctgtatctcagtttcctcatctctaaaatagtaGGAATATTAGTAGTCTACACCTCGtaagattgttgtgaagattaaatgagttaataaagtGCTTTGAATGATGCCTGGCACAaagaaggcactcaataaataatagttcTTATAGTTGTTGTCTATGCTTTATATGTTACTCGTTTTCATAGCAGGATTGTAACTACTTGTTTCAGGGCCAAGATATcgatttctttttattcctagaGCCTAAAATGGC
This window encodes:
- the LOC112622455 gene encoding torsin-1A-interacting protein 2, whose amino-acid sequence is MFSDNSHCPDCGQQWFPSLELGHWLYQTELVENECYQVFLDRINRADYCPECYPDNPANRSLVLPWSFPLEWAPQNLTRWTFEKACHPFLLGPPLVRKRIHDSRVAGFNPALQLILTRTDKTLNKKLGQNK